In Plasmodium knowlesi strain H genome assembly, chromosome: 8, the DNA window ACGGAATTAAAAACTGTAATTAAGTTGCTTCTCGGACGGCagttggggggggggacgaaaaaaagaggcgcGCCGCCACGTCAGGATGAACTCCCCGTGGGTACCTCCGTTGCTCCCCTCCCAACTGTAATGGTGAAAGATGAGTCGTCGTGTATTATTTCCCATGTGGAATTCCTATAAGCAGAGGAGTTACCCTCCAACGGAAATTTACGATCACGTGTAAATCGAACATTCACTCCGAgaaatttttccaaagaggcttcctcatttttaaagTATTCAATTGGTACTTCATCCTGATAATTCTGCTTGAGGTAAACATGGAAGGTGTGTCCCTGCAGAAGGTACTTCTCCCTTCTGTACTTCGCCAGGAGGGTGTACAATTGCGTAAAGACATCGAAGGATTCATCCAGGGGGGTAGGCATCTCCCCTATTTGTGCAAGCATTTCATTCTTCATCAAATTGTAGTTGCTCGACAAGGGGGTGGACACATGGAATGGTTTCTGGCGCTCTCCAACACTATCCATTTGCTCCCTGTGAAAAAATCTAATGTAGAGTACTTCTGATATATGTGGaacgaaggggaaaacaatTTTCAGAATTCCCCTGAAGATATAAACGGGTAGAAAATTACTAATGAGTTTGTCCTCCCCATCCTTGAAGTACCCACCGGAATGGAGAGTCAAATAaaacttggaaaaaatatttaccaaaaagttaaaaattacGTTAATGGCTTTCCCCACGTTATAATCCTTCATCTCACACAAAACTGAATTCACCATCTGGAGGTACCTGCGAAAGGTGCCTACGTGGGAGATCCTTGCATGGGGGGTCCTCTCTAAATGAGTAAGTATGGCAAGGTTGGTGTTAGATGCTGTGGACGCGGACCATCTGTTCATTTGCTCGTACGACCGTAGGGGACACTTCTGCTCAATATATTTTGCAACGTTCCATAATTTTGCCAAGAATTTTCTGCTCTTCCGGTTGATGTTTTCACTTAGGTGCACATCCTCTGTGTCTCTCTGTATAAAACAGAAGGAGAGCCTTACTTCATCCACGTTGGCTTCCCGCACAAGGTTATCGTAGTAAGATGCATTCATTTCGCTTTTACTAATTTTCCTCCCTGTTTGGTCCTTCAGAATTCCGTGGAATTTGACGGTAGCAGCGAGTGGAGGAGGTGTATAATCGGTCTTCATATCGGCATCTTCGACCGGGTGCTTCTTCACAGGTTTCCCATCCTCCCCCCAATGCTTCAGCATATAGTTCAGGACCACGAAGCTGCGCACCACCCACGGCTGCAGAATGTCCTTCCCTGTGAGGAGGAAGTCCACCAGATTTCCTCTGAGGCGCAGGAATTCTGGCAAATCAACCCCCAGCTCTTTAATGCAGTGTAAGGGGTACAGAGAGGAGGAAAACCAGTTGTCCAACACGTCGTCCTCCCGTTTTAGAAACTCCCGCCTGATTTGGCTATCTTCCAATAGCTGCGACTTGGACAAACTATGGTAAGCCTCATCCACATCCTTTCCATACACATAGCAGTAGGTGTTTTCTAAATGGTCGCCTTTCTTTACCCTCCATTCGGGAGGCTCATACTTAAAAAGGGGCACTGGGTGTCCATATGGTACTTGTCTGCTTAAGGTCCACTCAGTGGGGGGGATAAATGCCCCTGTGAAGTAGTCCCCATATTTGGAAGGAATTATTCTGtagctccttttttcccctccatgCGGACCATCAAAAAAGGTTTTGCACAGTTTCTCATAGTGCAGGCACCACTGTTCCGCCAGAGTCAGTACACAttcgttatttttataaaaggcACATTTGAGTTTAGTGTCCAGTGGGGTTACCACTTCGGCAAGGCCATTCTTCATTAGGTGTTCCACGAGTGGAAGGAGTCCCTGCTCTCCTCGGCAGCTCTGCGCCTCCTTATGTACCGTATGATCCCCCCGTCGGGCACAACGTAACTCCTCCGACTGCTGTGTGTACCCTGTTCCATTCGCATAGTGGTTAAAGTCCCTCTCCTTGGAGAACACGGGGATGAACACATCTTCAGCGTTTTCTCCGTGACCCACGCCATGCAACGTTATCTCCTCcaccttcctccttcgaAGTACTGGTAGGACATTCCGCTCGTTGCCACAAATCAGAGGTATTCCCCTGTTTAGGAGAGGCAGAAGGGCGTACTTGCCCCTATAgcgcttttccttctttgaagAAAAGTATAAAATAGCTACAATTCCTTTTAGCTCTTCCAAATTGGCTACTTCGATATGGATATATTCCGATGGGGTACGTCCCGGTTCCATCTCATGAATACTTTTTACGTTGAAAAAATGGTGGAAGCTCTGTGGGAAAAACTTCacctcatttttttgctCTGAATTATTCGTATACTTACAGCTCGGCAGCTCCCCTTCTACTCTGTCTTCTGATTTCTCCGTCGGATAAGTATCCCCATTGGGGGAGTCACTCGATGTGTGCGCATGTAACTCTTCACCACCATCCACCAGGCGTAGTGTTACCCTCCACTTGGGTCGGAGGGCCTCCCTAAATTCTACGTCCAATTTGGAAACGATGGTCCCTAACCGAGGGCAGTAATACACAGGGTAAAGTTTCTTCACAATAAAGTCGTTCCTATACAATACACGGAATGTATCCATCACAAtgttcttcatattttcatcCATGGTGCTGTAAAAGCGACTCCTGTCCACCACGATATTCATTTTCTGCATGCACATgagtattttttccttcaacttcTCCTGCCACTGCTTCATTTCGGTCATGTACTTCTCCCTTGTCCACTTTGGGTTGGCTACTCTGGAGAACGCAGCGTGAGCGCTGAGTCCTCCGTGGTCTGCGCCTacataaaagggaagataaaaggggaaataatcTCGCATGTAGACGGAATACGGATGGTTAGGCAAAAATCATCTGGAAAAATGGTGCATGTCATCCCCCAACAGGGAGACCTCCCGCTGTGTGTCTACACCCCTCAACCACCTTACCGTACAGCGCTAGGGAAAACTTGGACCATATGTGCCTACTGAAGAGTAGGAGCACGTGGAGCTGAACGAAGTTGAAGTAATGCCCCGCGTGTAACTCTCCTGATAAATTCGGTggcggaaataaaaaaataaatgagtTGGCATAGTGCGAGGGAGTGTACTGATCTAGGtatctcttttcttctctgtgTTTCAAGGCATATAGTCCAGCCAATAGATCTTCGCTGTATACCCCCTTCATGTCGTCTATTTGACGAATGCACTTATTTAATTGATCCTCCCGCATTAGTGAACTCCAGGGAGAGGTAGTCTTCCATCTCCTTCTTGTCGATAtggtgtaaattttttctaaacCTAAAAAATCGTCTGCGTTCTTAAAAAAGGCATACTTGGGAAAAGAACTTCTCCTTACTTCACTTCCTCGGTAAAGCTCTT includes these proteins:
- a CDS encoding valine--tRNA ligase, putative, translated to MKALLPRLCIVHLCLTPSPVEGHTRRGFPIGANLSPRGPEVRPPVPLVGSNRVLRIRSVQTQPICCRRESECPPVFTCGDSTTSERKSKRGRHPHRGSLHFVQGISYGVSPRLEELNVADAWGRKKKKKSSSIYPTGEDKQLSLRLSPQHVRDSLMVCKNESIFTTVTVSWGAEEAGDLLEELYRGSEVRRSSFPKYAFFKNADDFLGLEKIYTISTRRRWKTTSPWSSLMREDQLNKCIRQIDDMKGVYSEDLLAGLYALKHREEKRYLDQYTPSHYANSFIFLFPPPNLSGELHAGHYFNFVQLHVLLLFSRHIWSKFSLALYGADHGGLSAHAAFSRVANPKWTREKYMTEMKQWQEKLKEKILMCMQKMNIVVDRSRFYSTMDENMKNIVMDTFRVLYRNDFIVKKLYPVYYCPRLGTIVSKLDVEFREALRPKWRVTLRLVDGGEELHAHTSSDSPNGDTYPTEKSEDRVEGELPSCKYTNNSEQKNEVKFFPQSFHHFFNVKSIHEMEPGRTPSEYIHIEVANLEELKGIVAILYFSSKKEKRYRGKYALLPLLNRGIPLICGNERNVLPVLRRRKVEEITLHGVGHGENAEDVFIPVFSKERDFNHYANGTGYTQQSEELRCARRGDHTVHKEAQSCRGEQGLLPLVEHLMKNGLAEVVTPLDTKLKCAFYKNNECVLTLAEQWCLHYEKLCKTFFDGPHGGEKRSYRIIPSKYGDYFTGAFIPPTEWTLSRQVPYGHPVPLFKYEPPEWRVKKGDHLENTYCYVYGKDVDEAYHSLSKSQLLEDSQIRREFLKREDDVLDNWFSSSLYPLHCIKELGVDLPEFLRLRGNLVDFLLTGKDILQPWVVRSFVVLNYMLKHWGEDGKPVKKHPVEDADMKTDYTPPPLAATVKFHGILKDQTGRKISKSEMNASYYDNLVREANVDEVRLSFCFIQRDTEDVHLSENINRKSRKFLAKLWNVAKYIEQKCPLRSYEQMNRWSASTASNTNLAILTHLERTPHARISHVGTFRRYLQMVNSVLCEMKDYNVGKAINVIFNFLVNIFSKFYLTLHSGGYFKDGEDKLISNFLPVYIFRGILKIVFPFVPHISEVLYIRFFHREQMDSVGERQKPFHVSTPLSSNYNLMKNEMLAQIGEMPTPLDESFDVFTQLYTLLAKYRREKYLLQGHTFHVYLKQNYQDEVPIEYFKNEEASLEKFLGVNVRFTRDRKFPLEGNSSAYRNSTWEIIHDDSSFTITVGRGATEVPTGSSS